The Trinickia acidisoli genome includes a window with the following:
- a CDS encoding ABC transporter substrate-binding protein — MAHGFKNSLIHQLGLLIIGLTTAASACAAAPAPAAAPHGVTVIRYLRTSGTIDASEIAAAKGWLQADGVRLESTGFSQGGPENLFALAAGSVDMAGAANAAVLNAISNGNDIIAVKPGFGVSPTANSKFYVLAKSPITKPSDLIGKTIAVNTLGAHLDYTVREYLRIHNIAQNAVKLVVVPGPQLEQTLRSGQVDVAAVGEWQAVFAGKLEADGGVRVLLDDYQVLGNITLGYDVMRKSFVAAHAAAVRAFVSDSARAADWATEHPDDAKKLIAQLLKERGENPTLASYWPGFGLRQHALMTDHDAQFWLDVFEREGKLRKGQLSVSGVQTNQYNSYAQQ, encoded by the coding sequence ATGGCGCATGGATTCAAAAATTCACTCATCCATCAGTTAGGACTACTGATCATTGGATTGACTACCGCGGCAAGTGCATGCGCCGCAGCGCCGGCGCCCGCGGCGGCCCCGCACGGCGTCACCGTGATCCGCTACTTGCGCACATCCGGCACGATCGATGCCAGCGAGATTGCCGCGGCGAAAGGCTGGTTGCAGGCCGACGGCGTCAGGCTCGAATCGACGGGCTTCTCGCAAGGCGGTCCGGAAAATCTGTTCGCGCTGGCGGCCGGTTCGGTCGACATGGCGGGTGCCGCGAATGCGGCCGTGCTCAATGCGATATCCAACGGTAACGACATCATCGCCGTCAAACCAGGCTTCGGCGTCAGCCCAACGGCCAACAGCAAATTCTATGTACTGGCAAAGAGCCCGATTACCAAGCCGAGCGACCTGATCGGGAAAACCATCGCCGTGAATACGCTGGGCGCCCATCTCGACTACACGGTGCGCGAGTATCTGAGGATTCACAACATTGCGCAAAACGCAGTGAAACTCGTCGTGGTGCCCGGGCCGCAGTTGGAACAAACGCTTCGTTCAGGGCAGGTCGACGTTGCCGCTGTCGGGGAATGGCAAGCGGTCTTCGCAGGCAAGCTCGAAGCCGACGGCGGCGTGCGCGTGCTGCTCGACGACTATCAAGTGCTGGGCAACATTACATTGGGCTACGACGTGATGCGCAAATCGTTCGTCGCCGCTCACGCAGCGGCCGTTCGCGCCTTCGTCAGCGATTCCGCGCGAGCAGCGGACTGGGCCACCGAGCATCCCGACGACGCGAAGAAACTGATTGCGCAATTGCTCAAGGAACGCGGGGAGAATCCGACGCTGGCCAGTTACTGGCCGGGCTTCGGGCTGAGGCAGCATGCGCTTATGACCGATCACGACGCGCAATTCTGGCTTGACGTCTTCGAGCGGGAGGGAAAGCTGCGCAAGGGGCAGCTATCGGTCAGCGGCGTCCAAACGAATCAATACAACAGCTACGCGCAGCAATAG
- a CDS encoding LLM class flavin-dependent oxidoreductase, giving the protein MTDTKRQIKLGAFLMQTGHHIAAWRHPDTHASGGLDFAHYAQLAHIAERAKFDAVFFADTAGVRDTNLASLSRTARADHFEPLTLLSALSVVTRHIGLIATVSTSFNEPYNLARKFASLDHLSGGRSGWNLVTSSSEAEAHNFSFDQHMNHSLRYERAREFHDVVVGLWDSWEDNAFLRDKASGLYFDPDKLHVLDHRGKHFKVRGPLNVARSPQGRPVVVQAGASEVGRELAAQTAEVIFVAHQTFDEARAFYRDLKSRLAKYGRQPDHLQIMPGVFPVIGRTQEEANEKFEALQALIHPTVGLSLLSNMSGEIDLSNYPVDGPLPELPETNGGKSRQRLLFDLARRENLTIRDLYLRIAGARGHLQIVGTPVSIADQLQQWFEEEGADGFNIMSPWFPGGLSEFTEQVVPELQRRGLFRTEYEGRTLRAHLGLPKPVNLHAGRNEQVRAAS; this is encoded by the coding sequence ATGACCGACACAAAACGACAAATCAAGCTGGGTGCGTTTCTGATGCAAACCGGCCACCATATCGCGGCATGGCGGCACCCGGACACGCATGCGAGCGGCGGACTCGATTTCGCCCACTACGCACAATTGGCGCACATTGCCGAGCGTGCAAAATTCGACGCGGTTTTCTTCGCCGATACCGCAGGCGTGCGTGACACGAATCTGGCGTCGCTGTCGCGTACCGCACGCGCCGATCACTTCGAACCCCTCACCTTGCTGTCCGCCCTTTCGGTGGTCACGCGGCATATCGGATTGATTGCCACGGTCTCGACGAGCTTCAACGAACCCTACAATCTGGCGCGCAAGTTCGCATCGCTCGATCATCTGAGCGGCGGGCGCTCGGGCTGGAATCTCGTCACGTCCAGCAGCGAAGCCGAAGCGCACAACTTCAGCTTCGACCAGCATATGAATCACTCGCTGCGTTATGAACGCGCCCGCGAGTTCCACGACGTCGTGGTGGGACTCTGGGATAGCTGGGAAGACAATGCCTTTCTACGCGACAAGGCGAGCGGCCTGTACTTCGATCCCGACAAGTTGCATGTGCTCGATCATCGCGGCAAACACTTCAAGGTACGAGGCCCATTGAATGTCGCCCGCTCGCCGCAAGGCCGGCCGGTCGTCGTGCAGGCCGGCGCGTCGGAGGTGGGCCGGGAGCTCGCCGCGCAAACGGCGGAAGTGATCTTCGTCGCCCATCAAACATTCGACGAAGCGCGCGCCTTTTATCGGGATCTAAAGAGCCGACTCGCGAAATACGGACGGCAACCTGATCATCTGCAAATCATGCCCGGCGTCTTCCCGGTGATCGGCCGCACCCAAGAGGAGGCCAACGAGAAGTTCGAAGCGCTGCAAGCGCTGATCCACCCCACTGTCGGCCTGTCGCTGTTGTCGAATATGTCGGGGGAGATCGATTTGTCGAACTATCCGGTCGATGGGCCACTGCCCGAATTGCCGGAAACGAACGGCGGCAAGAGCCGTCAGCGGTTGCTGTTCGATCTGGCTCGCCGTGAAAACCTGACGATCCGCGATTTGTATCTGCGGATTGCGGGTGCGCGCGGACACCTGCAGATCGTCGGTACGCCCGTCAGCATCGCGGATCAATTGCAGCAGTGGTTCGAGGAAGAAGGGGCGGATGGATTCAATATCATGTCGCCTTGGTTCCCGGGCGGTTTAAGCGAGTTCACTGAACAGGTGGTTCCGGAACTGCAGCGACGCGGGCTCTTCAGAACCGAATACGAAGGCCGTACATTGCGAGCGCATCTCGGCTTGCCAAAGCCTGTCAATCTGCATGCCGGACGAAACGAGCAGGTTCGCGCCGCGAGTTGA
- the dinB gene encoding DNA polymerase IV — MLTLSTRASSFPAPTLAPFGTEGSLARKIIHCDCDCFYASVEMRDDPSLRGRPLAVGGRPEQRGVIATCNYEARGFGVHSAMSSALAMRKCPELLILPSAMEKYRIASRQIMAIYRDYTPFVEPLSLDEAYLDVTTASRCKGSATLMAAEIRERVRETVGVTVSAGVAPNKFVAKIASDWNKPDGLFVVRPHEVDAFVAALPVRKIFGVGKVTAAKLEKLGIVTCRDLREWSLVDLHQRFGAFGRRLHDLSRGIDHRMVEPDQERKSISVETTYVTDLRTLDACTAEIRQLAEQLDARIARVGASAAIRKLYVKIRFADFQRTTVECAADATDLPTFIALLEKGFARRDRPVRLLGVGVRLEEDDAVDGAQFPLFDDEQDEESGAAR, encoded by the coding sequence ATGCTCACCTTGAGCACGCGCGCCTCCTCTTTCCCCGCTCCCACTCTCGCGCCGTTTGGCACGGAGGGCTCGCTCGCCCGCAAAATCATCCACTGCGATTGCGATTGCTTCTACGCATCCGTGGAGATGCGCGACGATCCGAGCTTGCGCGGCCGGCCGCTTGCCGTCGGCGGTCGCCCCGAGCAACGCGGCGTCATTGCCACCTGCAACTACGAGGCGCGCGGCTTTGGGGTGCATTCGGCGATGTCGTCGGCGCTCGCGATGCGCAAGTGTCCCGAACTCTTGATCTTGCCCTCCGCGATGGAGAAGTACCGCATCGCTTCGCGGCAGATCATGGCGATCTACCGCGACTACACGCCCTTCGTGGAGCCGCTCTCGCTCGACGAAGCCTATCTCGATGTCACGACGGCGTCGCGCTGCAAGGGCAGCGCGACGCTGATGGCCGCGGAAATCCGCGAGCGCGTGCGCGAAACGGTGGGCGTTACGGTATCGGCCGGCGTCGCGCCGAACAAATTCGTCGCGAAGATCGCGTCCGACTGGAACAAGCCCGACGGTTTGTTCGTCGTGCGTCCCCACGAGGTCGACGCATTCGTCGCGGCGTTGCCGGTACGCAAGATCTTCGGGGTCGGTAAGGTGACGGCCGCGAAACTCGAAAAGCTCGGCATCGTTACGTGCCGCGATCTGCGCGAATGGTCGCTCGTCGATTTGCATCAACGCTTCGGCGCGTTCGGCCGTAGGCTCCACGATCTGTCGCGCGGCATCGATCATCGGATGGTGGAGCCCGATCAGGAGCGCAAGTCGATCAGCGTCGAGACAACTTATGTGACCGACTTGCGAACGCTCGATGCCTGCACGGCCGAGATCCGGCAACTAGCCGAGCAACTCGATGCGCGCATTGCGCGCGTTGGGGCCAGCGCTGCGATTCGCAAGCTTTACGTCAAGATCCGCTTCGCGGATTTTCAGCGTACGACGGTCGAATGCGCGGCCGATGCCACCGATTTGCCTACCTTCATCGCCTTGTTGGAGAAAGGCTTCGCACGCCGTGATCGTCCGGTGCGCTTGCTAGGCGTCGGCGTGCGCCTCGAGGAGGACGATGCCGTCGATGGAGCACAGTTTCCGCTGTTCGACGACGAGCAGGATGAGGAAAGCGGCGCGGCTCGCTAG
- a CDS encoding ABC transporter ATP-binding protein, giving the protein MMSIGEAPHKLQINNLSKSFGINGASVAVLKNIDLDISAGEFIVIVGASGSGKTTLLRILAGLEKGDRGTVKVDGKVVTGVGRERAMVFQEPRLLPWLTVESNIAFGLELQQCSGEALREKVGEYLQLVGLENFRDAYPSQLSGGMAQRVGIARALAINPDILLLDEPFGALDAMKKISLQRELERIWLDEQVTMVMVTHDIEEAVYLADKVVVMTGADASAPFNIVPVDLPRPRDRGSPAFVRLRETLLQEFKFDIHN; this is encoded by the coding sequence ATGATGTCGATTGGCGAGGCACCTCACAAGCTGCAGATCAACAACCTAAGCAAATCGTTCGGCATCAACGGCGCCTCCGTGGCGGTGCTGAAAAACATCGACCTCGACATCTCGGCGGGCGAATTCATTGTCATCGTGGGCGCCAGCGGATCGGGCAAGACGACCCTGTTGCGGATCCTCGCCGGACTGGAAAAAGGCGACCGCGGCACCGTCAAGGTCGACGGCAAGGTCGTGACCGGTGTCGGTCGCGAGCGAGCGATGGTTTTTCAGGAACCGCGCCTGCTGCCGTGGTTGACGGTCGAATCGAACATCGCTTTCGGCCTGGAACTGCAGCAGTGTTCCGGTGAAGCGCTGCGCGAGAAGGTGGGTGAATATTTGCAGCTCGTGGGACTCGAGAATTTCCGCGATGCTTATCCGAGCCAGTTGTCGGGCGGCATGGCGCAGCGCGTGGGCATCGCACGGGCGCTTGCGATCAACCCCGATATCTTGCTGCTCGACGAGCCGTTCGGCGCGCTGGATGCCATGAAGAAAATATCCCTGCAGCGAGAGCTGGAGCGCATCTGGCTCGACGAGCAGGTCACGATGGTGATGGTGACGCACGATATCGAAGAAGCCGTTTATCTGGCGGACAAGGTCGTGGTGATGACGGGCGCCGACGCGAGTGCGCCATTCAATATCGTTCCCGTGGATTTGCCGCGCCCGCGCGATCGAGGCAGCCCCGCGTTCGTTCGCCTGAGGGAAACGTTGCTGCAGGAATTCAAGTTCGATATCCACAATTGA
- a CDS encoding amidohydrolase family protein, giving the protein MDLIIRHAALITHVAGRDAPVDIAIDGGRIVAVEPNLVAAAGQEIDAAGSLVAPPFVDAHFHLDATLSYGLPRVNASGTLLEGIALWGELKPHLTQEALIERALQYCDWAVARGLLAIRSHVDVCDPRLLAVEALLEVKRRVAPYLDLQLVAFPQDGLLRSAGAFENLKRAVAMGVDVVGGIPHFERTMADGAESIRLLCEFAAQKGLPVDMHCDESDDPLSRHIETLCAQAYRLGLGGRVAGSHLTSMHSMDNYYVSKLLPLMRESGVAAIANPLINITLQGRADTYPKRRGMTRVPEMLAAGIDVAFGHDCVMDPWYSLGSADILEVAHMGLHVAQMTGVDAMRAALDAVTVNAARILGLEGYGIAPGCRADCVVLDARDPIEAIRLRATRLAVVRRGKIVARTPAARATLSLEGRPLEIDFKLRR; this is encoded by the coding sequence ATGGATCTCATCATCCGCCACGCCGCATTGATCACTCATGTCGCGGGACGCGACGCGCCCGTCGATATCGCGATCGACGGTGGGCGCATCGTCGCTGTCGAGCCGAATCTTGTGGCGGCGGCAGGGCAGGAGATCGACGCCGCGGGCTCGCTCGTTGCGCCGCCGTTCGTCGACGCGCATTTTCATCTCGACGCCACGCTCTCTTATGGGTTGCCGCGCGTGAACGCGTCGGGCACGTTGCTCGAAGGCATCGCGCTATGGGGCGAACTCAAGCCGCATCTGACACAAGAGGCGCTGATCGAGCGTGCGCTGCAGTATTGCGATTGGGCCGTCGCGCGTGGGCTGCTCGCGATTCGCTCGCACGTCGATGTCTGCGATCCGCGCTTGCTCGCCGTCGAAGCGCTGCTCGAGGTCAAGCGCCGCGTTGCGCCGTATCTCGACTTGCAACTCGTGGCGTTTCCGCAGGACGGCTTGCTGCGCTCGGCGGGCGCGTTCGAGAACTTGAAGCGGGCGGTGGCGATGGGTGTCGACGTCGTCGGCGGTATCCCGCATTTCGAACGGACGATGGCTGACGGCGCCGAATCGATTCGGCTGCTCTGCGAATTCGCCGCTCAGAAGGGGCTGCCCGTCGATATGCATTGCGACGAGTCGGACGATCCGCTCTCGCGCCATATCGAAACGCTGTGTGCGCAGGCGTATCGCCTCGGGCTCGGCGGCCGCGTGGCCGGCTCGCATCTCACCTCGATGCACTCGATGGACAACTACTACGTCAGCAAGCTGCTGCCGTTGATGCGCGAGTCGGGCGTGGCCGCGATCGCCAATCCGCTCATCAACATCACGCTTCAAGGGCGCGCCGATACCTACCCGAAGCGGCGCGGCATGACGCGTGTGCCGGAGATGCTGGCGGCCGGCATCGACGTCGCATTCGGCCACGATTGCGTGATGGATCCGTGGTACAGCCTGGGCTCGGCCGATATACTCGAGGTGGCGCACATGGGCTTGCATGTCGCGCAAATGACGGGCGTCGATGCGATGCGGGCCGCGCTCGATGCGGTGACGGTGAACGCGGCTCGCATTCTAGGCTTGGAGGGCTACGGGATCGCGCCGGGCTGCCGCGCCGACTGCGTCGTGCTCGATGCGCGTGACCCGATCGAAGCGATTCGATTGCGAGCTACGCGCTTGGCGGTCGTGCGGCGCGGCAAGATCGTCGCGCGCACGCCGGCGGCGCGCGCGACGCTGTCGCTGGAAGGGCGGCCGCTCGAGATCGACTTCAAGCTGCGCCGCTGA
- a CDS encoding ABC transporter permease has product MAERQLEHVGNFGARPSFKALGPDIEKILDSRAWAFVNRYGTLILFFLLWQVASSHGWLNPAVIPPVDTILHAVFTALINGTLLGDLSISLQRAGIAFAAAVVVSVPLGLLMGTFTRIEYAIDPILQMFRQTSALAVYPVFILLMGLGETSKVFVIFWATVFPLLMNTISGVKQVDRRLIEMASMFGASKLQIFRRVTLPGAIPPIFVGLRLSAGTALLMLVAAEMIGANQGLGFKVMQAQYNFQIPLMFGAIVLLAGLGLLSNYALLFLQRRICKWVDAKDIG; this is encoded by the coding sequence ATGGCCGAAAGACAGCTCGAGCACGTAGGCAATTTCGGCGCAAGGCCGTCTTTCAAGGCATTGGGCCCCGACATCGAGAAGATCCTCGACTCGCGGGCTTGGGCCTTCGTCAATCGCTACGGTACGTTGATTCTGTTCTTCCTGCTCTGGCAGGTTGCCAGCTCTCACGGCTGGCTCAATCCGGCCGTGATTCCACCCGTCGACACGATTCTGCACGCGGTGTTTACCGCGCTGATCAACGGCACACTGCTGGGCGACCTCTCGATCAGCCTGCAGCGAGCCGGCATCGCTTTCGCGGCGGCCGTCGTCGTGTCCGTCCCGCTCGGCCTACTGATGGGTACGTTCACGCGGATCGAATATGCGATCGATCCGATCCTGCAGATGTTCCGTCAGACCTCGGCGCTCGCGGTCTATCCGGTTTTCATTCTGCTGATGGGTCTCGGGGAGACATCGAAGGTCTTCGTCATTTTCTGGGCGACGGTATTTCCACTGCTGATGAATACGATATCCGGCGTCAAGCAGGTCGATCGCCGCCTCATCGAGATGGCAAGCATGTTCGGCGCATCGAAATTGCAGATTTTCCGCCGCGTAACGTTGCCGGGTGCGATTCCACCGATTTTCGTCGGCCTACGGCTGAGCGCCGGGACAGCGCTGCTGATGCTGGTGGCGGCGGAAATGATCGGAGCCAATCAAGGGCTCGGCTTCAAGGTCATGCAGGCTCAGTACAACTTTCAAATCCCGTTGATGTTCGGTGCGATCGTCCTGCTCGCCGGGCTCGGCTTGCTCAGCAACTACGCGCTGCTCTTCCTGCAAAGAAGAATATGTAAATGGGTCGATGCCAAGGATATCGGTTGA